From the genome of Buteo buteo chromosome 4, bButBut1.hap1.1, whole genome shotgun sequence:
gctggcacCGACATGGAGGAGCTGCCCAGCACTGTGGAGGAGGTGGGGCCCCCCCCGGGCAAGGGTCCCCCGCCAGAGGAGccaccccccgccgccgccccccctgCCGGCCCCTCGCCCGCCTCCAGCTTCGAGTACACCCTCTTCGACCCCGGCTCGGCCCTGCTTTGCCCCCGGGCGCCCCCCCGCCACCCCTCCACCCCGAGGGACCCCCCCGACAGCCCCCCGCCCCACGGGCCCTACGCCAACGTGGCCCCCCAGAAAGGGGCCCCCCCCGATGTCCCCAAATGGGCCGCCCCCCCTGACGGCAGCACCCCTGGCGACGGGGACACCCCTGGCCTGGGCCCCCCTGCCCTGTCTCCCCCCTACGTGCTCTGCTCCTaatgggggggaagggggaccGGGGCCAGGGACACCCCCGCGGCAGGGACAGGGGAGCGCGGGGAGGGGATGTGGGACACCCTGACGGAGGGCGCACGTCACTGATGTCACTCGGAGACACCGTGATGTCATGAcggaggggcggcggcacatGGACACGCCCTGACGCCACGATGGAGAGGACACGTCGTGCTGATGTCACACGGAGACGCTGTGACACCGTGACAGAGGGGACGCGTCACATGGAGACACCGCGATAGCAGGATGGAGGGGATGCGTCACACGGACAACCCTGTGACACGAGGACGCAGAGGGGACGCGCCACACAAGACACACTGCGACACCCCCAGGGAGGGGACACGTCACGCCGATGTCACGCGGAGATGCTGCGACATCACGACAGAGGGGACGCGGGACGTGGAGGTGCTGTGCCATCACGATGAAGGGGACATGTCACACTGATGTCACACGAACACCATACGACACCGAGACAGAGGGGACGTGTCGCTCTGGCATCACACGGAGATGCAGCCACATCGTAATGGAGGTGACACATCACGCCGGTGTCACACGGACACCCTGTGAGACGAGGGCGCAGAGGGGATCCGTTGCCTTGTGACACAGAGGGGACACGTCGTACAGACAGGCTGCGACACCCCGGTGGAGGGGACACATCACCCTGATGTCACATGGACACCCCCGTGACATCACCACGGAGGGGACGCATCACCACGGGACACGAATGCCTGGGGACACGCGGAGACAGAGGGGACGCCGCAATGAGAAGGTGCAGAGGGGATGCATCGCCTGCATCCCGCTTGTGCCGTGTCGCATGGACACATGGAGGACACACGGACGCTTGGCAACACACACGCAGGCGGAGGGGACGCGCTGTGTGGGGACTGTCCCCACAGCTGGTGTGTCCTGTGGGGGGGAAGGACATGGGACAGCCTGTCCCCCGGCGGGGgcactgaattttctttgctttgggtttttttttaatgcctttttttacaATAAAGCAGCCTTGGGCTCAgctggatgcctgggtccctcgggtggggggggtggcggggcaCTCTGCCGGGGCGCCTGGGTCCTGCGCCAGCTGGGGAGGGGCTGATAAGGCTTATCAGGAGCCCCCAGGTGCCGGCCGGGGGCCTGTGGCGGGGGCCACCTGGCACCCGTGCATCATTGTCCATGTCCCCAAGGTCTGGGACCGGCGTCGCCCTTGGGGTCGGTGTCACCCCAATATCCAGGGTCTGGGTCGGGGTGACATTAGGGTCCGTGTCACCACAGCGTCCGGGGGTCCGTGTCGCCCCAACTCCCGGGGCAGGTGATGGCCGAGCTCACCCCCAGGCCTCGTCCCCGTCGCCGTCCTCGTCGCTGTCGGTGTCCTCGTCCCCCTCGCTGTCCCCGTCGGCGGGGGCCACGCGGAGCTGCCCATGGGGGCCGAAGCGCAGGCGCCAGCAGCGGGGGGGGACCCCGGGGCGGGTGAGGCGGGCGCGGAGGCGGAGGGGGACCCCGGGCGCGGGCCGCAGGCGGCACTCGGCGGGGAAGTAGCGGCGCAGGGCGGGCAGGAcgtgggggccggggggcggcaGGCGCAGGGAGGCCAGAACCTgggcgggaggccgggggggcccgggggagcgagcagcctccagcagcagggcGGCCAGGCGGGCGGGtgcccccgggcccccccccagGTACCGCTCCAGCCCGTCCAGCAGCAGTAgcccggggggccggggccgggcggccaCTGCCCCCAGCTCCCGGCCCAGTGCCCCTAGGGACGGGGGGTACCGGAGCTCTAgacgctgggggggggggggaggtgtgtTAAGTCACGCCCCTTCAGCGGTAGGCCCCGCCCCCTCGGCGGCAGGCCACGCCTCTCCAcagcatacacacacaccccaccttAGCAGCATGGATAGGGATCACCAGAGCCCCGCCCCGATCGCAGGCCCCGCCCACGCGCACGTGCCCTGCCCCCGTGATTCGTGCCCCGCCCTCTGCTGCAGGCCCCGCCCACACGCGGCGCGTCCCTCCAGACAACTAGGCATGCTCACCCCGAGCCCCGCCCCCGCTGCGTACCACGCCCACACGCGCTACGCCCCGCCCTCTCCCGCGAACACCGCCCACGTGCAGAGCCCCGCCTCCTGCCGCAGAGCCCCGCCCCCGCTGCgtgccccgcccccgcccgccacGCCACGCCCCTCTCGAGCCGAACGCGCAGCAAGCTCCCGCCCTCTTCAGCAAACCCCGCCCACGCGCGGAGCCCCGCCCCCTGCAAAGCAACCGCGCCTCCACGCCGCGCTGCCCCCTTCAGCACGCCCCGCCCAgtcgccgccggccccgcccccgccccacAGCCCGCCTCGCCGCCGGCGCCCCCCTCACCTGCAGAGCCCGCGGGTCgttgccgccgccgccgtcgtcGCCGCCCGGCAGCCGCGGGAGGGCGCTGGGCGCCAGGAAGAGCGCGCGGGGCCCGTCGCCGCCGCCCGCCAGCGCCGCCCGCAGCAGCAGCGCCGTCCGGCCCGAGCCCTCCGGGCCCAGAACCAGCACCGGCACCGgcatcgccgccgccgcctcccccgctGTCACCGAGCCCAGCGCCCGCTCCAGCGCCGCCGCCATCGCACTCCGCGACTGATCCGCCGCTCGCGCTCCCCGGATGGCAGCCAATCAGGTGAGCGTCTCTCGGCCGCGCCCCAGCCAATCGGGGGGGAGGTTCCCTCAGCGCCGCTCCCGCCCACCGCGGCCGGCGAGGGCCTCAGCCAATCGGGGAGGAGCTTCCCTCAGCGCTTCTCCCGCCCACCGCGGCCCGCGAGCGCCTCAGCCAATCGGGAGGGAGCTTCCCTCAGCGCCGCTCGCGCGCATGGCGGCTGGCTCGCGCGCGCCTCAGCCAACCGGGGGCGTGGCGCGACACACtcccccgcggccccgcccttCCCCGGTTCCTATTGGCCGCTCGGGCCGCCGATCCAGCGCCGACCCATCTCCTAGTACGATTCAGCTCACCGCCCCTTTACGCGCCGTCCGGCCAATGGGGAGGCGGCTGTCGGCCAGGCGGGGCAAGGGCGGGCGGTAGCCGGGACTGTCAGTCACCCGCTCGCTGCCCGGCAACGCGTTGCTAGGCGACGGCGGGCGGTTGCCGGGCGACGGCGGGCGGGACGACGGGGGTGGGGCTGGCGCGCGCGAgcgcaggcgggggggggggtcgggcgCCGAAcccgcgcgcgcgcgcacacgcgtgtgcaacGCCGCGTGCGCCGCCCCTGCGCGTGCAAACGCGCGCGCGGgtcttccccctccccgccccggtgcacgcgcggaccatctcccccgcccccctccccccctcgcGTGCACACGCGCACCACCCCCACGCGCTTGTGCGCGCTCTGGTGCACGCGGCCGCGCACGCGCGCGCACACGAGCGTGCACACCCTCGCGCTCACTCCCCGCGGTTGCGCGCGCAGCCTCGTGCACGCACCGATGCATGTGCCGACCCCGCGCACGCACGGGCGCCCCGGTGCACGCACTCACCCTGTTCACACGCGTGTGTGCGCTCGTGTGCTCGGCACGCACGCGTGCAGGGCCGTGAGCTGGGCTCTCCTGCGACCCCGGAGACTGTGAGGCCGCACGAGCGTGGCACGAGGGTCGCACGAGGGTGCACGGGAGCGCGCAAGGGTTGCACGAGGATCACACGAGGATCCCACAAGGATGCACGAGGGTCACACGAGGATCCCACAAGGATGCACGAGGGTCACACGAGGATGCACGAGGGTCGCGCGGGGGGTGCGCGAGGGTTGCGCGAGGCCTCACCGGGATGCACGAGGGTTTCACGAGGGTTTCACGAGGGTTTCACgagggccggggcggggcgtCCCCTCGGCTACGCGTATTCTCAAGCAATAACAGCGTGTCCGTATTATCCGCCCGAGAATACCCGTCGCCGAAGGGAGCGGGGGGCCGGCGAgcagggggggacacacacggaCACGGACCCAGGAAtttgggacacacacacacacacacacacacacccggGAATCCgcgggggggacacgacacccCCAGGTGCTCGGGGGGACCCCCAGGAATTTGGGGGCCCCCGtcggccggggctgccccgcccCTTTCAGCACCGCGGACAGCTCCCGCCGCCCAGGCCCGGCCGTGGGGGCTCCGCGGGGGCTGCCCGGGCCTGGGGGCTCCGCTGCGGGGTGGGCGGCCCCACACCGCCCCTTGCAGCATCGTGGCCCGGACATAGGGCCCCCCCCCAATACACCCCGGTCATAGGGCCCCTTATACACCCCAGCCATAGGGCCCCCCCCAATACACCCTGGCCATAGGGTCCCTTGTAGACCTTGGCCATAGGGCCCCCCCGCAATCCACCCCGGCCACAGGGCCCCCCCAGTACACCCTGGCTATACGGCCCCCCCCCTCAATACACCCCGGCCATAGGGCCCGCCCTATACACCCTGGCCATAGGGTCCCTTATAGACCCCAGCCACAGGCCCCCCGCTATACATCCCGGCCATAGGGCCCCCCCGCAATACACCCTGGCCATAGGGCCCCCCCCTCAATACGCCCCAGCCATAGGGCCCCTTATAGACCACGGCCGTCGGGCCCCCCCATCACACCCCGGCCATAGGGCTCCTTATAGACCCCGACCATAGGGCCCCCCCCGATACACCCCGGCCATAGGGCGTCCGTACAGCCCCCAGCTATAGGCCCCCTCCTATAGGCCCCAGCCATAGGTCCCTCCTAtagcccccggccccccccgcacTCacctccgccgccgccgccggagccgccgcccgccccgccgcagtccgggggggcggggccgaggGGGCGGGACACGCCCCCAGCAAAGCCCCCGCCCCGACACGCCCCGCCCCTTCGCCTGGCCACGCCCCGCCGCAGTCCGGGGGGCGGGGAACGCCCGACACGCCCCcgcctggccccgccccgcggaCCCCTCCCACCCCCGG
Proteins encoded in this window:
- the SWSAP1 gene encoding ATPase SWSAP1 — encoded protein: MAAALERALGSVTAGEAAAAMPVPVLVLGPEGSGRTALLLRAALAGGGDGPRALFLAPSALPRLPGGDDGGGGNDPRALQRLELRYPPSLGALGRELGAVAARPRPPGLLLLDGLERYLGGGPGAPARLAALLLEAARSPGPPRPPAQVLASLRLPPPGPHVLPALRRYFPAECRLRPAPGVPLRLRARLTRPGVPPRCWRLRFGPHGQLRVAPADGDSEGDEDTDSDEDGDGDEAWG